A DNA window from Barnesiella intestinihominis YIT 11860 contains the following coding sequences:
- the nth gene encoding endonuclease III — protein MTTKERYAGVIKWFQENKPIAETELQYHDPFQLLIAVILSAQCTDKRVNMITPALFEAFPTPQDLAAATPEEVYTYIKSVSYPNNKSKHLVGMARTLIEQFNGVVPSEIEDLQKLPGVGRKTANVIASVVFNKEAMAVDTHVFRVSNRIGLTNHSKTPLETEKTLVKNIPGHLLPIAHHWLILHGRYICMARKPNCLECGIRPYCKYYNHNQKNNAEE, from the coding sequence ATGACTACCAAAGAAAGATATGCCGGAGTCATTAAATGGTTTCAAGAAAACAAACCTATCGCCGAAACCGAATTGCAATATCACGACCCATTTCAATTACTGATTGCAGTCATTCTGTCGGCACAATGTACCGACAAACGGGTAAACATGATAACCCCGGCTCTATTCGAAGCATTCCCTACTCCACAAGATCTGGCCGCAGCTACACCGGAAGAAGTTTATACATACATTAAAAGCGTATCATATCCCAATAACAAATCGAAACATTTGGTGGGAATGGCTCGTACACTCATCGAACAGTTCAACGGTGTCGTACCTTCCGAAATAGAAGATTTGCAAAAATTACCGGGAGTGGGTCGAAAAACAGCCAACGTCATAGCATCGGTCGTATTTAACAAAGAAGCGATGGCTGTCGATACTCACGTTTTCAGAGTCTCCAACAGAATCGGACTTACCAACCATTCAAAAACTCCCCTCGAAACAGAAAAAACATTGGTAAAAAATATTCCGGGACACCTACTCCCCATCGCACATCATTGGTTGATTCTACACGGACGTTACATTTGTATGGCTCGCAAACCCAATTGCTTGGAATGCGGAATCCGCCCATATTGCAAATATTACAATCATAACCAAAAGAATAATGCCGAAGAATAA
- the crcB gene encoding fluoride efflux transporter CrcB has protein sequence MEFCKVACVLAGGGIGSVARFFIASEIQRLFPAYPWGTLCVNLAGSFIIGILWAFCYSFDFSPNLRVFLFVGLLGGFTTFSSFSLETMNLLNLGKVHSALFYIIGTNLGGIIAVFGGFFLAKYSLHMIKFL, from the coding sequence ATGGAGTTTTGTAAAGTCGCTTGTGTTCTCGCGGGAGGAGGCATAGGTTCTGTTGCAAGGTTTTTTATCGCTTCGGAAATTCAACGTCTTTTCCCGGCTTATCCGTGGGGAACATTATGCGTAAACTTAGCAGGCTCTTTTATCATCGGGATACTTTGGGCTTTTTGTTATTCTTTTGATTTTTCACCTAATCTGAGAGTTTTTTTATTCGTCGGATTATTAGGTGGATTTACCACGTTCTCCTCATTCTCTTTGGAAACGATGAATCTATTGAATTTAGGGAAAGTCCACAGTGCCCTATTCTATATCATCGGTACTAATCTCGGAGGTATTATTGCCGTTTTCGGAGGATTTTTCTTAGCGAAATATAGTCTTCATATGATAAAATTTTTATAA
- the pheS gene encoding phenylalanine--tRNA ligase subunit alpha — protein sequence MIEKIQRIKAEIEALKVSKSEDLENIRIKYLSKKGEISQLFNDFRTVAAEQKREVGKQLNELKTLATERINALKSEFEDTHSESQNIDLTRTAYPIPLGSRHPLSLVKNEICDIFARLGFSIAEGPEIEDDWHVFSALNFAEDHPARDMQDTFFIQRSPDILLRTHTSSVQTRTMEHSQPPIRIICPGRVYRNEAISYRAHCFFHQVEALYIDKNVSFADLKQALLYFAKEMFGSETQIRLRPSYFPFTEPSAEMDISCNICGGKGCAFCKHTGWVEILGCGMVDPNVLEACGIDSKIYSGYALGMGIERVTNLKYKVKDLRMFSENDVRFLEEFESAH from the coding sequence ATGATTGAAAAAATCCAACGTATCAAAGCAGAAATCGAGGCATTAAAAGTTTCTAAATCAGAAGATTTAGAGAATATTCGTATAAAATATCTAAGTAAAAAAGGAGAAATTTCTCAACTTTTCAATGATTTCAGAACTGTCGCCGCCGAACAAAAGAGAGAAGTAGGAAAACAACTGAATGAATTGAAGACTCTTGCAACAGAAAGAATCAATGCCTTGAAAAGCGAATTCGAAGATACCCATTCGGAATCTCAAAATATAGACTTGACACGAACAGCCTACCCCATTCCGTTAGGATCGAGACACCCGCTTTCCTTAGTAAAAAACGAAATATGCGATATCTTCGCCCGTTTGGGATTTTCAATTGCAGAAGGTCCCGAAATCGAAGACGATTGGCATGTGTTCTCAGCATTGAATTTTGCCGAAGACCACCCGGCTCGCGATATGCAGGACACATTCTTTATACAACGTTCTCCCGATATTCTTCTTCGTACACACACCTCGTCTGTACAAACAAGAACGATGGAGCACTCCCAACCCCCTATCCGCATCATTTGTCCGGGTCGTGTTTACCGCAACGAAGCTATATCTTACCGGGCACACTGCTTTTTCCATCAAGTAGAAGCCTTATATATAGACAAAAATGTTTCTTTTGCCGATTTGAAGCAAGCGTTGCTTTATTTTGCCAAAGAAATGTTCGGATCAGAAACTCAAATTCGACTCCGTCCTTCTTATTTCCCGTTTACCGAACCTTCTGCCGAAATGGATATATCCTGTAATATCTGCGGGGGTAAAGGATGTGCATTTTGCAAACATACCGGTTGGGTCGAAATTCTGGGTTGCGGCATGGTAGACCCCAATGTCCTCGAAGCATGTGGCATAGATAGTAAAATATACAGCGGTTATGCATTAGGCATGGGTATCGAACGAGTCACCAATCTGAAATATAAAGTCAAAGATTTACGAATGTTCTCTGAGAACGATGTACGTTTCCTCGAAGAATTCGAATCGGCTCATTAA
- the tilS gene encoding tRNA lysidine(34) synthetase TilS: MNLRSNDMSVSPFLQSIHEFVEDKKLLDKSGPVIVGVSGGADSIALLHVLKSLGYSCIVCHCNFNLRGEESLRDRNFTRQIAFEWNLPFEEISFDASCYAMTNNVSVEMACRQLRYDWFEEKRKQYRAQAIAVAHHRDDSVETLLLNLIRGTGIAGLTSMKPRNGFVVRPLLTVSRKDIESYLSEHGVSYVVDCTNLESVYIRNKIRLQVLPLLRSINPSVDHSIYSSILNLREVESVYKAAIHEQEQNVLEYKGEYIYIPVEKLKQLPSPKAFLFEFLTPYGFVSEQITEIISSCGGISGKVFLSRNYRIVKDREYLILESQEREEAGTVVEKIESLEECGTLLHGNLLYRCLDNDETYCFSRDKSYACFDLDKLVFPLIIRRWETGDRFTPFGMRGSRKLSDYFRDKKYSLIDKANALLLCSGNTIIWILGERAADGYRVTVDTKRIIEFKYEK; the protein is encoded by the coding sequence ATGAATTTAAGAAGTAACGATATGTCTGTCTCTCCATTTTTACAAAGTATACACGAGTTTGTCGAGGATAAAAAACTTTTAGACAAATCTGGCCCTGTTATCGTTGGTGTGAGCGGAGGAGCCGACTCTATTGCGTTACTTCATGTCTTGAAGAGTTTGGGATATTCGTGTATAGTCTGTCACTGTAATTTCAATTTGAGAGGTGAAGAATCTTTGCGGGACAGGAATTTTACTCGGCAGATAGCTTTTGAGTGGAATTTGCCGTTCGAGGAGATTTCGTTTGATGCTTCATGTTATGCGATGACCAATAATGTGTCGGTCGAGATGGCTTGCCGCCAACTGCGATATGATTGGTTTGAAGAGAAAAGGAAACAATATCGGGCACAGGCGATAGCCGTGGCCCATCATCGGGACGATAGTGTGGAAACCCTGTTGCTGAATTTAATTCGAGGAACCGGGATTGCCGGTCTTACGTCGATGAAACCACGTAACGGATTTGTTGTGCGACCGTTGTTGACCGTTTCCCGTAAAGATATAGAATCGTATTTGTCGGAACATGGGGTGTCGTATGTGGTCGATTGTACCAATTTAGAATCGGTTTATATCAGAAATAAAATTCGATTACAAGTATTGCCTTTGTTACGTTCGATCAATCCGTCGGTTGACCATTCCATATATTCTTCTATTTTGAATTTGAGGGAAGTGGAATCGGTCTATAAAGCGGCTATACATGAGCAGGAGCAAAACGTGTTGGAATATAAAGGTGAATATATTTATATTCCGGTGGAGAAACTGAAACAGCTTCCGTCGCCTAAGGCTTTCTTATTTGAATTTTTGACTCCTTACGGCTTTGTTTCCGAACAGATAACAGAGATAATATCGTCTTGTGGCGGTATTTCTGGGAAGGTGTTTTTATCTCGGAATTACAGAATCGTTAAAGACAGGGAATATTTGATATTGGAATCACAGGAAAGAGAAGAGGCTGGGACGGTGGTAGAGAAAATCGAAAGTCTCGAAGAATGTGGAACTTTGTTACACGGAAATTTATTGTATCGATGTCTGGACAACGATGAAACGTATTGTTTCTCTCGTGATAAATCCTATGCTTGTTTCGACTTGGACAAACTTGTATTTCCGCTAATTATTCGCCGGTGGGAGACGGGAGATCGTTTTACCCCCTTTGGAATGAGAGGCAGCCGTAAATTGAGCGATTATTTTAGAGATAAAAAATATTCTCTAATCGATAAAGCCAATGCTTTGCTGCTATGTTCGGGAAATACGATAATATGGATATTGGGAGAGCGTGCGGCCGATGGATATCGAGTGACTGTGGATACAAAGAGAATAATCGAATTTAAATATGAAAAATAG
- the rho gene encoding transcription termination factor Rho, whose protein sequence is MYNILELSAKTLDQLKVIAAEMGIQKIDGIEQEDLVYKILDQQAIDMASKAAANPPAPKKRGPKPKKNKEKPVLEKPNELESKSNTEPTPSPSVESTGVEDTKEVKKKGRKKKSDVTSETSKKEDSKQDNVIEVKDIPSIIEETGLSSHPALKEPVAELFENLKESSMALVENSGSNENEELPQQSTQGGQPKQRKRIQKKALPAELINEAQNTLQTPSPSVPVTTPSTPVENKQQEIIQQQPATANQGQQAPLPTSSLQTFFPHSEKQRFVPRGQRTFVPQNRNSQNNAGNNNGQNQNSNNQQTFVPEPKPVERPYDFDGILTGVGVLEMMPDGYGFLRSSDYNYLTSPDDVYVSQSQIKLFGLKTGDVVEGPIRPPKEGEKYFPLVKVEKINGRTPEYVRDRVPFDHLTPLFPDEKFDLTSGKYCNLSTRVVDMFSPIGKGQRGLIVAPPKTGKTVLLKDIANAISENHPEVYMIILLIDERPEEVTDMARSVKAEVISSTFDEPAERHVKVASIVLEKAKRMVECGHDVVILLDSITRLARAYNTVSPASGKVLSGGVDANALHKPKRFFGAARNIENGGSLTIIATALTETGSKMDEVIFEEFKGTGNMELQLDRKLSNKRIFPAVDITASSTRRDDLLLPKDTLNRMWILRRYLSDMNSIEAMEFMRDRMERTSSNEELLLSMND, encoded by the coding sequence ATGTATAATATTTTAGAATTGAGCGCTAAAACTCTTGACCAGTTGAAAGTGATAGCTGCTGAAATGGGTATCCAAAAGATTGATGGTATAGAACAAGAAGATCTTGTCTATAAAATTCTTGATCAACAAGCTATTGATATGGCAAGTAAAGCTGCCGCTAATCCTCCTGCTCCGAAAAAGAGAGGTCCTAAACCTAAGAAAAATAAAGAGAAGCCTGTACTTGAAAAACCGAATGAACTAGAAAGTAAATCAAATACGGAGCCGACACCGTCTCCATCTGTGGAATCGACAGGTGTGGAAGATACGAAAGAGGTGAAAAAGAAAGGCAGAAAGAAAAAAAGCGATGTAACGAGTGAAACCTCGAAAAAAGAAGATTCAAAACAGGATAATGTTATAGAAGTAAAAGATATTCCTTCTATTATAGAAGAGACTGGGTTATCTTCTCATCCCGCTTTGAAAGAGCCGGTAGCCGAACTATTTGAGAATTTAAAAGAAAGCTCTATGGCGTTGGTGGAAAATAGCGGTTCCAATGAAAACGAAGAGCTTCCTCAGCAAAGTACACAAGGAGGGCAACCCAAACAACGCAAACGGATACAAAAGAAAGCTCTTCCAGCTGAATTGATAAATGAAGCTCAAAACACACTGCAAACACCCTCGCCTTCTGTTCCGGTTACAACGCCTTCCACCCCGGTAGAAAACAAGCAACAGGAAATTATTCAACAACAGCCCGCTACCGCAAATCAAGGACAACAAGCACCGTTGCCTACATCGTCGTTACAGACATTCTTCCCACATAGCGAAAAGCAAAGATTTGTTCCGAGAGGACAGCGCACATTCGTCCCACAGAATAGGAATAGCCAGAATAATGCAGGAAATAACAATGGGCAAAACCAAAACTCGAATAATCAACAAACGTTTGTCCCTGAGCCGAAACCTGTCGAGAGACCATACGATTTCGATGGAATATTGACAGGTGTGGGGGTATTGGAGATGATGCCCGATGGGTATGGATTTCTTCGTTCGTCCGACTACAATTATTTGACTTCTCCCGATGATGTCTATGTTTCTCAATCGCAAATAAAGTTGTTTGGTTTGAAGACGGGCGATGTCGTTGAAGGACCTATTCGTCCTCCTAAGGAAGGAGAGAAATATTTTCCGCTGGTGAAGGTGGAGAAAATAAATGGTCGCACACCCGAATATGTTCGAGACCGTGTCCCGTTCGATCATCTTACTCCTCTTTTCCCCGATGAAAAATTTGATTTGACGAGTGGAAAATACTGTAATTTATCTACTCGTGTGGTCGATATGTTTTCTCCTATCGGTAAAGGACAGCGTGGATTGATCGTTGCACCTCCTAAGACGGGTAAGACCGTGTTGTTGAAAGATATAGCCAATGCTATCTCTGAGAATCACCCGGAGGTTTATATGATTATATTGTTGATCGACGAGCGTCCCGAAGAGGTTACCGATATGGCCCGTAGTGTAAAAGCCGAGGTTATCTCATCTACTTTCGACGAGCCGGCCGAACGTCATGTGAAAGTGGCTAGTATCGTATTGGAAAAAGCCAAACGTATGGTTGAATGTGGTCACGATGTTGTCATTCTGTTAGACTCCATCACTCGTTTGGCGAGAGCTTATAATACGGTTTCTCCGGCCTCCGGTAAAGTGCTCTCTGGTGGTGTCGATGCCAATGCGTTGCATAAGCCTAAACGCTTTTTCGGTGCGGCTCGTAATATAGAGAACGGGGGAAGCCTTACGATTATCGCTACTGCTTTGACCGAGACCGGTTCGAAGATGGACGAGGTGATATTCGAGGAGTTCAAGGGAACGGGTAATATGGAGTTGCAGCTCGATCGGAAATTGTCTAACAAACGCATTTTCCCGGCTGTTGACATCACGGCATCGAGTACTCGTCGGGACGATTTGTTGTTACCGAAAGACACACTCAACCGTATGTGGATATTGCGTCGATACTTGTCCGATATGAATTCGATAGAGGCAATGGAATTTATGCGAGACCGTATGGAGCGTACTTCTTCGAATGAAGAACTTTTGCTGTCGATGAACGATTGA
- the gpmA gene encoding 2,3-diphosphoglycerate-dependent phosphoglycerate mutase, giving the protein MNKLILLRHGESIWNKENRFTGWTDVPLSEKGRDEARRAGELLRSFSIYPDISFTSLLKRAIVTRFLVMEELDRLWTPAYKDWRLNERHYGALQGLNKLETSEKYGAEQVHIWRRSYDVRPPQVGDEDPRYPAHDARYQMVQEKLLPHGESLEDTVHRVLPCWKERILPEAEKGKTILVAAHGNSLRALIMMLQNLSPKQIVDVEIPTGKPLILELGENLTVLNQYYLG; this is encoded by the coding sequence ATGAATAAATTGATTTTGCTCCGGCATGGAGAGAGTATATGGAATAAGGAGAACCGATTTACGGGGTGGACAGATGTCCCATTGTCCGAAAAGGGGAGAGATGAAGCTCGTCGGGCAGGAGAGCTGTTACGGAGTTTTTCCATATATCCCGATATTTCGTTTACGTCTTTGTTAAAGCGTGCTATTGTTACTCGCTTTTTAGTTATGGAAGAATTGGATAGGTTGTGGACTCCGGCATATAAAGATTGGAGGCTCAATGAACGACATTATGGTGCGCTGCAAGGCTTGAATAAGTTGGAAACATCTGAGAAGTATGGGGCGGAGCAAGTTCATATTTGGCGACGGAGTTATGATGTCAGACCTCCGCAAGTAGGAGACGAGGATCCCAGATATCCGGCTCATGATGCCCGTTATCAGATGGTTCAAGAAAAACTGTTACCTCATGGTGAATCGCTTGAAGATACTGTTCATAGAGTGTTGCCTTGTTGGAAAGAGCGTATTTTGCCAGAGGCTGAGAAAGGCAAAACGATACTGGTTGCAGCTCATGGAAATAGTTTGAGGGCCTTGATAATGATGCTACAAAATTTATCGCCCAAACAAATTGTAGATGTAGAAATACCCACGGGAAAACCTTTAATCCTTGAATTAGGAGAAAATTTAACGGTTTTGAATCAATACTATTTGGGGTAA
- the ybaK gene encoding Cys-tRNA(Pro) deacylase, translated as MKTNKTNAARLLDRAKIPYELIPYEVDENNLAATHVAEQLGENIEQVFKTLVLRGDKHGIFVCVIPGDKEVDLKKAAKISGNKSAEMIAMKELLPTTGYIRGGCSPIGMKKNYPVYIHESCLSHDPIYISAGQRGLQIKIAAGALIEFVSAEVGDLVG; from the coding sequence ATGAAGACGAATAAGACGAATGCGGCTCGGCTGTTGGATAGGGCGAAAATACCATACGAATTGATTCCCTATGAAGTCGACGAGAATAATTTAGCTGCTACTCATGTTGCCGAACAACTGGGTGAGAATATAGAACAAGTATTCAAGACTTTGGTATTGCGTGGCGATAAACACGGGATATTCGTTTGTGTGATTCCGGGCGACAAAGAGGTCGATTTGAAAAAGGCTGCTAAAATATCGGGAAATAAGAGTGCCGAGATGATTGCCATGAAGGAACTGTTGCCGACTACCGGATATATTCGGGGTGGTTGTTCTCCCATTGGCATGAAGAAAAATTATCCTGTATATATCCACGAAAGTTGTCTGTCGCATGACCCTATTTATATTAGTGCCGGACAACGAGGATTACAGATAAAAATAGCAGCCGGGGCTCTTATAGAGTTTGTTTCAGCGGAGGTCGGAGACCTTGTCGGTTAA
- a CDS encoding NUDIX hydrolase, producing the protein MNKEEWFPLIDEQGNTIGKATRRECHNGSKLLHPVVHLHIINNDGELYLQKRSTNKDIQPGKWDTAVGGHIDYGETVEEALAREVREELGITHFIPIHVLTYIFESDQEREMVNTFYTVYTGKMQIDPVEIDDGKFWTFSEIHENMGKGIFTPNFEQEFLRIESRLIRAFKQETMKKDCE; encoded by the coding sequence ATGAATAAAGAAGAATGGTTTCCTCTGATAGACGAACAAGGTAACACAATAGGAAAAGCGACCCGCCGTGAATGCCACAACGGATCGAAATTACTCCACCCGGTAGTCCACCTACATATTATAAATAACGACGGGGAGTTGTATCTTCAAAAGCGATCGACGAATAAAGACATTCAACCCGGCAAATGGGATACGGCCGTAGGCGGTCATATCGATTACGGGGAGACCGTCGAAGAAGCGTTGGCAAGAGAAGTTCGCGAAGAGTTGGGAATCACGCATTTCATTCCGATACATGTGCTTACTTATATCTTCGAATCGGATCAGGAACGCGAGATGGTAAACACATTCTATACGGTATATACCGGAAAAATGCAAATCGATCCAGTCGAAATCGACGACGGAAAGTTCTGGACATTTTCAGAAATACATGAAAATATGGGGAAAGGAATCTTCACTCCTAATTTCGAACAAGAATTTCTCCGCATAGAATCCCGGCTTATCCGAGCCTTTAAACAGGAAACTATGAAAAAAGACTGTGAATAA
- a CDS encoding DNA topoisomerase 3 yields the protein MKVCIAEKPSVAKEIADIVGAKNRHDGYYEGNGYQVTWTFGHLCTLKEPHEYTDSWKQWTLRSLPMIPTRFGIKLISDRGIEKQFGIIESLMSNAEAVINCGDAGQEGELIQRWVMQKAACKCPVYRLWISSLTEEAIREGFQNLKPQTEFDSLYFAGLSRAIGDWLLGMNATRLYTLKYGQNRQVLSIGRVQTPTLALIVNRQLEIEHFVPQPYWELKTLYRETTFAVTKGKFQTEAEGKEFLQKIEGFPFTVTDITTKQGKEAPPRLFDLTSLQVECNKKFSFSAENTLKIIQSLYEKKVTTYPRVDTTFLSDDIYPKVPGIMSALTAYTTLTALFSTGKIPKSKKVFDNSKVTDHHAIIPTNVKATNLTGEEQKVYDLVARRFIAAFYPDCIVSNTVVLGEVNQIEFKATGKQILSPGWRTVFGKEENNEELESTLPAFTKGETGPHTPSLAEKWTQPPKPYTEATLLRAMETAGKSVEDEELRDALKENGIGRPSTRAAIIETLFKRHYIRKERKNLVATQTGVELIGTIRNELLKSAELTGIWENKLRKIERNEYRAADFLEELKKMVGEIVLYVLSDNSGKITAAPPPEEPKKKSTTSAKPGKKKTTNKTSTEKKPKEQLLSCPVCHTGHIIQGKTAYGCSRWKEGCGFRLPFDEAGNPLDEETLQKRIQDYNPNTHLNHE from the coding sequence ATGAAAGTCTGTATAGCCGAAAAACCCAGTGTAGCCAAAGAAATAGCCGATATAGTAGGCGCAAAAAACCGACATGACGGATATTACGAAGGAAACGGCTATCAGGTGACTTGGACTTTCGGCCATCTCTGCACATTAAAAGAGCCTCATGAATATACCGACTCGTGGAAACAATGGACATTGAGATCCCTGCCCATGATACCCACCCGATTCGGGATTAAATTAATCTCCGACCGGGGTATCGAAAAACAATTCGGTATCATAGAATCGCTCATGTCCAACGCCGAAGCCGTCATAAACTGTGGTGATGCCGGTCAAGAAGGGGAACTCATTCAACGATGGGTTATGCAAAAAGCTGCTTGTAAATGCCCGGTCTACCGCCTTTGGATATCGTCCTTGACAGAAGAAGCCATACGAGAGGGATTTCAAAATCTCAAACCTCAAACAGAATTCGACTCTCTTTATTTTGCCGGACTTTCACGGGCTATCGGCGATTGGTTATTAGGAATGAACGCTACCCGGCTTTACACGTTGAAATATGGACAGAACCGTCAAGTCCTTTCCATCGGGAGGGTACAGACTCCCACTTTGGCATTAATCGTAAACCGTCAACTCGAAATCGAACATTTTGTTCCTCAACCTTATTGGGAATTGAAAACCTTATATCGGGAAACGACATTCGCCGTCACCAAAGGGAAATTTCAAACCGAAGCAGAGGGAAAAGAATTTCTACAAAAGATAGAGGGATTCCCCTTCACGGTTACCGATATAACGACCAAACAAGGAAAAGAAGCGCCACCGAGATTATTCGACTTAACCAGCCTTCAAGTCGAGTGTAATAAAAAATTCTCTTTCTCGGCAGAAAACACTTTGAAAATCATTCAGTCGCTTTACGAAAAAAAAGTAACCACCTACCCTCGCGTCGACACTACATTTCTAAGCGACGACATATATCCGAAGGTTCCGGGCATAATGTCGGCATTAACAGCTTACACAACATTAACAGCCCTTTTTTCGACCGGGAAGATCCCCAAGAGCAAAAAGGTATTCGACAACTCCAAAGTGACCGATCACCATGCTATCATTCCCACGAACGTAAAGGCAACCAACCTCACGGGCGAAGAGCAAAAAGTGTACGACTTAGTGGCCCGAAGATTTATTGCGGCATTCTATCCCGATTGTATCGTTTCCAATACGGTCGTACTGGGCGAGGTAAATCAAATCGAATTTAAAGCCACGGGGAAACAAATCTTATCTCCGGGGTGGAGAACCGTATTCGGGAAAGAAGAAAATAACGAAGAGTTGGAAAGCACCTTGCCTGCTTTCACCAAAGGTGAAACCGGCCCCCACACACCTTCTTTGGCAGAAAAATGGACCCAGCCTCCCAAACCGTATACCGAAGCCACATTATTGCGAGCCATGGAGACGGCTGGAAAATCGGTAGAGGACGAAGAACTGAGAGATGCCTTGAAAGAAAACGGTATCGGACGTCCTTCCACGAGAGCCGCCATTATTGAAACGCTGTTCAAACGCCACTATATCCGTAAAGAAAGGAAGAATCTGGTTGCCACTCAAACAGGAGTGGAACTAATCGGGACTATTCGCAACGAGTTGCTAAAATCGGCCGAATTGACCGGTATTTGGGAAAACAAATTGCGTAAAATAGAACGCAACGAATATCGTGCCGCCGATTTCCTGGAAGAACTGAAAAAAATGGTGGGCGAAATCGTTTTGTACGTACTAAGCGACAATTCCGGCAAAATCACAGCGGCTCCACCCCCGGAGGAACCGAAGAAAAAATCAACGACATCGGCCAAACCCGGGAAGAAAAAAACAACAAATAAAACATCTACGGAGAAGAAACCAAAAGAACAACTTTTATCATGTCCCGTATGCCACACCGGCCATATCATACAGGGAAAGACGGCATACGGATGCAGCCGATGGAAAGAAGGATGCGGTTTCAGGTTGCCATTCGACGAAGCCGGGAACCCTCTCGATGAAGAAACGCTGCAAAAACGTATTCAAGACTATAACCCGAATACTCATTTGAATCATGAATAA
- the mazG gene encoding nucleoside triphosphate pyrophosphohydrolase, producing MSHTREEKIEAFGRFIDILDILREKCPWDHKQTNESLRPNTIEETYELCDALIRKDNEATKKELGDVLLHIAFYAKIGEENGSFDIADVCNALCEKLIYRHPHVFGTTHVDGSNEVEQNWEELKLKEKGGNKTVLEGVPSALPALIKAYRIQDKARNVGFDWEEKSQVWDKVFEEFGELKNEIENMNPDNMENEFGDLFFSLINAARLYDINPENALEHTNQKFIRRFNYLEQETLQKGKNLKDMSLAEMDAIWDEAKQKGL from the coding sequence ATGTCACACACGAGAGAAGAAAAAATAGAGGCATTCGGCCGGTTTATCGATATCCTCGATATTCTACGCGAAAAGTGTCCGTGGGATCATAAGCAAACGAATGAAAGTTTACGTCCCAACACGATAGAAGAGACCTACGAACTCTGTGATGCTCTTATCAGAAAGGACAACGAAGCCACTAAAAAAGAGTTGGGAGACGTATTGTTACATATCGCTTTCTATGCTAAAATAGGAGAAGAAAACGGTTCTTTCGATATTGCCGATGTTTGCAATGCTCTTTGTGAAAAACTAATCTATCGCCACCCTCATGTATTCGGTACAACCCATGTCGATGGATCGAACGAGGTTGAGCAAAATTGGGAGGAACTCAAACTGAAAGAAAAAGGCGGTAATAAAACCGTACTCGAAGGCGTGCCATCGGCCTTACCGGCTCTAATAAAGGCTTATCGAATACAAGATAAAGCACGCAATGTAGGCTTCGACTGGGAAGAAAAAAGCCAAGTCTGGGACAAAGTTTTTGAAGAGTTCGGCGAACTGAAAAATGAAATAGAAAACATGAACCCGGATAATATGGAAAATGAATTCGGAGATCTATTTTTCAGTCTCATCAATGCGGCAAGACTTTATGACATCAACCCGGAAAATGCATTGGAACATACGAACCAAAAGTTTATACGACGGTTTAACTACCTCGAACAGGAAACATTACAAAAAGGTAAAAATCTAAAAGATATGTCTCTCGCCGAAATGGATGCCATTTGGGACGAAGCCAAACAAAAAGGACTGTAA